The Caulobacter sp. 73W region CGCCCTGATGGGCGCCCAGATCACTTTCGCCGAAATGGCGGCGCTCGGCGCCCCCGCCCTGATCGCGGGGGGAGCCATCGTTCTTGCCGGCGTCGCGGCGGGTTCCGGCCTGGGCGTCCTGCTCGGCCTGCCCCTGGCGGAGGCCGCCATCGCCGCCTGCGCGGTGTCGATCTGCGGCGCGTCGGCCGCTCTCGCGGCGGCGCAGGCCGCGCCCTCCACGCCGCAGATCCAGCGGACCACGGCCTTTGTGGTGGTCGGGGTGAACATCCTGTCGACCGCAGCCATGCTGCTCTACCCGCTGCTGGCCCAGGGCCTGGGCTTCAGCGCGCATCAGGCCGGCGTGTTCTTCGGCCTCTCCATTCATGACGTGGCCCAGGTGGCCGGGGCGGGACAGTCCGTCTCGCCCGAGGCGGCCGACGCCGCCGCCCTGTCGAAGCTGGCCCGCATCCTGTGGCTGGGCCCGGCGGTGGTGCTGGTCGGCGTCTTCCTGGCCCGCTTCGCCGACGCTCCGGCGGGCGAGCGTCCTGCCCTGAAGACGCCGCCGCTGTTCGTCTGGGGATTCGCCGCCCTGGTCCTGGCGCGGGGTCTTCACCTCCTGCCGCAACCGCTGGTCGAAGCCATGGCGTCGGTCTCGAAGATCCTGCTGCTGGGCGGGGTGGCCGCGATCTCGGCCCAGATCGGACCGAAGGCCCTGCTCGGCGTCCAGCCTCGGCTGGCGGCGGCGCTGGCGGGGACGACGGCCTTGGTCGGCATGGCCGCGCTGCTCGCCGCCGCCTTCCTCGTCGCCTGAGCGGATTTGCGCAGCGCCTCCGCGCAAGGAGGCTTTGCCATTTGCGCCCGAGCGCGCCATGGTCCGCCGCAAAGTAAGGGGGACACACCCAAAAATGAGCTTCATCACACGCCGCAAATCCATCGACGCGCTCGCCGCGGTGGACGCGCAACATCGTCTGACCCCGACGCTGAGCTGGCCGCACCTGGTGGCCCTGGGCGTCGGCGCCATCGTCGGCACGGGCATCTACACCCTGACCGGCATCGGCGCCGGCCTCGCCGGGCCGGCGGTCATCCTGTCCTTCGCCATCGCCGGCGCGATCTGCGCCTGCGCGGCGCTTTGCTACGCTGAAATGGCGACCCTGATCCCGGCCTCGGGCAGCGCCTACACCTACAGCTACTCGGTCATGGGCGAGCTTGTCGCCTGGGTCGTCGGCTGGAGCTTGATCCTGGAATACACGGTCGTCTGCTCGGCCGTGGCGGTGGGCTGGTCGGCCCACGTGCAGCCCTTCCTGTCGGGGATCGGCTTCCCCGCCGAACTGATGGCCGGCCCCCATGCGGGAGGCGTCATCAACCTGCCGGCGGTGTTCATCTGCTTCGTGGTGGCGGGCGTCCTGTCGGCCGGCACCAAGGAAAGCGCCGTGATCAACATGGTGCTGGTGGCGATCAAGATCGTCGCCCTGGCGGCCTTCGTGGCCATCACCCTGCCGACCTTCGACGCCAGCCACTTCACCCCGTTCATGCCGAACGGCTTCTCGGGCCAGACCAACGGGTCCGAGAAGATCGGCGTCATGGCCGCCGCGGCCCTGATCTTCTTCGCCTTCTACGGCTTCGACGCGGTGTCCACCGCCGCCGAGGAGACCAAGAACCCCAAGCGCGACCTGACCATCGGCATCGTCGGTTCGATGCTGGCCTGCACGGCGATCTACATGCTGGTCGCCGCCGTCGCCATCGGCGCCAGCCGCGCCGAGGTGTTCTCGGCCAGCGAGGCTCCGCTTGTCTTCATCCTCGAGGCCCTGGGCCAGCCGGGCGTCGCCAAGGTCGTGGCCGCCGCTGCGGTCATCGCCCTGCCTACCGTGATCATGGCCTTCATGTACGGCCAGAGCCGCATCTTCTTCGTCATGGCGCGCGACGGCCTGCTGCCGCGTGGCCTGGCCAGCGTGAACAAGAAGACCGGCACTCCGATCGTCATGACCATGCTGACCGGCGGCATCGCCGCGGCCATCGCCGGCTTCTTCCCGCTGAAGGAAATCGCCGAACTGGCCAACGCCGGCACCCTGGCCGCCTTCATCGCGGTGGCCCTGTCGGTGATCATCCTGCGCCGTCGCGAGCCGAACCGTCCGCGGATCTTCAAGACCCCGCTGTGGTTCATCACCGCGCCCCTGGCGATCCTGGGCTGCCTCTACCTGTTCTGGAGCCTGCCCTCGTCCACCCAGGTTCGTTTTCTGATCTGGAACGTGATCGGGGTTGCCGTCTACCTGCTCTACAGCCGACGCGCGAGCCTGCTCGCCAAAGCCTGATCCAGGCGGCCCTCCTTCCTTTGGGGGAGGAGGGCCGATCCCTGACAAACCAACGCTTTGCGAATATGGTTAAGGCCTGGGTAAGCATTTCATTTGAGTGTCCGGATGACTCAAATCAAATGCCAAGGACCTGCCGTGGCCGACGCCCAAGCCATCGCCGAACGCACCCAATTCGTCGGACTTGATCCGAAAGCGCGTTCAGCTCTGCGCACCCTGGGCCCGGTCATCCGCGACGAGATCCAGACCGCCCTCGAACAATTCTACGACAAGGTGCGGCAGGAGCCGCAGGTCCGCTCGTTCTTCCGCGACGACGCCCACATCAACGGCGCCATGCGTCTGCAGATGGCGCACTGGTCCAAGATCGCCGACGCCGAATTCGACGACGTCTTCGTCAAGGAAGCGACCCGCGTCGGCCAGACCCACGCCCGCATCGGCCTGGAGCCCCGCTGGTACGTCGGCGGCTATTCGCTGATCGCCGAACATCTGCTGCGCGCCGCCATCAAGGACCGCTGGCCCAAGGGTCTGTTCGCCGGCAAGGCGGGCCAGGCGGACGCCACGGCCGAGGCGGTCGCCGCCCTCGTCAAAGCCGTGATGCTTGACATGGAGCTGGGCGTCTCCACCTACCTGACCGCGATCAACGAGGAGCGCCGCCGCCACGAGGAAGCGCGCCTGAAGGCCGAGCAGGATCAGGCCGTGGTGGTCGAGGCCCTGGGCCAGGCCCTGGCGCTGCTGGCCTCGGGTGATCTGGTGGGCCGCCTGTCCTCGGACTTCTCGCCGGAATTCCAGAAGCTGAAGGACGACTACAACAACGCCGTCGGCTCGCTGGGCGAGGCCATGGGCGGTGTGGGGCGGTCGGCCCAGGGCATCCGCTCGGGCGTCGACCAGATCGCCCAGGCGCTCGAAGATCTGTCCCGCCGCACCGAAAGCCAGGCCGCCAGCCTGGAGGAAACGGCCGCCGCCCTCGAGCAGGTGACCGCCACGGTCAAGCGCAGCGCCGCCGCCGCTCACGAAGCCGCCGAGGTCGTCGACGCCACCAAGGGCGAGGCCCAACGCTCCGGCGACGTGGTCGAACACGCCGTCGCGGCAATGGGCGAGATCGAGAACTCCTCGCGCCAGATCGGCAACATCATCGGGGTGATCGACGAGATCGCCTTCCAGACCAATCTGCTGGCCCTGAACGCCGGCGTCGAAGCCGCCCGCGCTGGTGAAGCCGGCAAGGGCTTCGCGGTCGTCGCCTCGGAGGTGCGGGCCCTGGCCCAGCGCTCGGCCGACGCCGCCAAGGAGATCAAGACCCTGATCTCCTCCAGCACCCAGCAGGTCGCGGCCGGGGTGGACCTGGTCGGCCAGACCGGGGAGGCGCTGCAACGCATCGTCAGCCGCGTGGGCGAGATCGACAATCTGGTGGGCGAGATCGCCTCGTCGGCCAAGGAGCAGTCGTCCGGCCTGACCCAGGTCAACATCGCCGTGGGCCAGATGGATCAGGTCACCCAGCAGAACGCCGCCATGGTCGAGCGCTCCACCGTCTCCAGCCGTTCGCTGCGCAGCGAAGCGGCGGACCTGACGGCTCTGATCGGGAAGTTCAGCCTGTCCGGCGTCGCCCATCGTCCGACGGTCGCCGATCCGGCGGTTCATGCGCCGGCCCGCAACGCCGTCGCCGAGCAGCGGGCGCGTTTGGCGGCCTTCGCTCGTCCCGGGCGCTGAGCCGCGAGTTCTAAAGACCGCCAAGTAAACTTAAGAAGAGCGGTTAACGCGAACAGCCGCCCACGATGTGTGGGCGGCTGCTGGCCGTCCTGTTGAAGGACGGCGTCACCAAATCAGGTGCTTACGCTTAAGCGGTAAGGCTTACGCGCCGCCCGGGAAGCGGAACGGAACCTTCACGGCGCCGGTCTTGCCAGCCATCGGAAGCTTTTCAGCGATGCACACGGCGGCCTTGTCGAAACCCTTGCCAGCCATGCTGTCGGAAACGACCTTGCAGGCCGACAGCTTGCCGCCGTCAGCGGTGCATTCCAGCATGACCTGCGCGGCGTCACGCGTGTTGGCGTGCTTGGCCAGGCAGGCGCCCATGGCTTCTTCAAAGCCGCCGGCGGCGAGGGTCGACTGAGCGACAAAGAGGCTCGCAGCCAGTCCGGCGGCGATAGCGATCGGATACTTCATCCCGCTTGCTCCTGATGTGGGGGAAAGAACTAAACCAGAAGGCCGTTCTAGGAGGGGTGGGTTAAAAGTTCCTGAGTCGGGTCGGCAAGAATTGCCTCTTCCTGCATTTTTTGCCGAGAGGCAGGCCGAAGAGCTTTTGATGACTTTATACAGGCGCAAAAACCTTTGAAAAAACAGGTGCGGCAAGTGAGCATCTGTTAACGATATCTGCCGATTATCCCTCACCATGCTGTAGGGCGCGAAAGAACTGTCGCGTCGTTGAGGGGATCTACCGATGAAGCGTTTCCGGCTCGTCGACTTGCCTTTGATCATCAAGATGGGTTTCGCGCCCGCTTTCGCTCTTCTCATGCTGGCCGTCCTCGCGACGGGGTCCATCGTGGTTCAGCGCCAGCAATCGGCGGCGCTGAAGCAGGTCGTTGCTGTTGATATGCGGGACAACCTGCGCATCCAGCAGCTGTCCAAGCGGATCGAGGGGGTTCACGGCGAGCTCTACCTCGCCCTGACCCACGCGGCCGGCCAGATCGAGGTCGAGAACGTCGCCGGTCGGATGACCCACTCCCTGAACGAGATGGACGCGATCAAGAAGGAGCTCGTCGCGCTCCAGAAGAACGCGGACCCCGCCCAGAAGGGTGACTACGACAAGCTGATCAAGGCCATCGACGAATGCCGCAGCGCCATCGACGTGGTGAGCGGCATGATCGGCGTGGACTTCGGCACCGCCGTCGGCTTCGTGGCTCCCTTCGAGGAAGAGTACAAGAAGATGACCGCGATGCTGGACAAGGTCGTCCAGCAGGAGAACGCGCAGACCGCCGCCCGCGCCGAAGCCGCGGAAAAGGAAGCGGCCGCCGCCCAGACCGCCAGCATCATCGGCAGCATCATCACGGTCCTGGCCGTGGCTGGTCTGGCCCTGGTCTCGGTCCTGGCAACCCGGCGCGCCATCAACGACATCGCCCGCGCCACCGAGACCCTGGCCAAGGGTGACAACAGCATCGACATCGACCGCCTCGCCCGTAAGGACGAACTGGGCGCGATCGTCGGCTCGCTGGGCATCTTCAAGCAGAACCAGCTGAACCTCGAGCAGATGCGCGCCGAGCAGGAAGCGGCCCGCGCCCTCACCGACGAGGAACGCGCCGCCAACGAACGCTCGGCCGCTGAAGCGGCCAAGGTCGCCGCCACCGTCGTGTCGGAACTGGCCTCGGGCCTCGAGAAGCTGGCCACGGGCGACCTGACCTACCGCGTCACCGCCGAGTTCCCGGGCGACTACCGCAAGCTGAAGGACGACTTCAACGGCGCCATCACCCAGATGCAGGAAACCATGAAGGTCATCGCGGCCTCCACGGACGGCCTGCGCACCGGCGCCGACGAAATCGCCCACGCCTCCGACGACCTGTCGCGCCGCACCGAGCAGCAAGCCGCCTCTCTGGAAGAGACGGCCGCCGCCCTCGACGAGCTGACCGCCACCGTCAAGCGCACCGCCTCGGGCGCCAAGCAAGCCTCGGACGTGGTCTCCACGGCCCGCGGCGAAGCCCAGCACTCGGGCGAGGTCGTCCGCCAGGCCGTCTCGGCCATGGGCGAGATCGAGAACTCCTCGCGCCAGATCGGCAACATCATCGGCGTGATCGACGAGATCGCCTTCCAGACGAACCTGCTGGCCCTGAACGCCGGCGTCGAAGCCGCCCGCGCTGGTGAAGCCGGCAAGGGCTTCGCGGTCGTCGCCTCCGAAGTGCGGGCCCTGGCCCAGCGCTCCGCCGAAGCGGCCAAGGAGATCAAGGCCCTGATCTCCTCCTCGTCGCAGCAGGTCGGCTCGGGCGTGAGCCTGGTCGGCCAGACCGGCGAGGCCCTGCAGCGTATCGTCGCCAAGGTCGGCGAGATCGACGCCCTGGTCACCGAAATCGCGGCCTCGGCCGAAGAGCAGGCCACCGGCCTGCAAGAGGTGAACACGGCCGTCAATCAGATGGACCAAGTGACGCAGCAGAACGCGGCCATGGTGGAAGAGTCCACCGCCGCCACCCACTCGCTGAAGGGCGAGACGGGCGAGCTGGTGCGCCTGATGAGCCGCTTCCGCGTCGGCGAGGGCGCTCCCGCCGCCGCCGCGCGTCCGACCATGGCCGACCCGGCCACGCATGCTCCGGCCCGCAACCCGGTCGCCGAGCAACGCGCCAAGCTCAACTCCTTCGCCCGTCCTGGCGTGTCTGGGGCCAACGCCCTGGCCGCCGCGCCGGCTGAGGACGGCTGGGAAGAGTTCTAAGCCCTATGGCTGAGATGACCCTCCCCGAGACCATGGACCTCAAGGCTGCGGCCGGATTGAAGGCTTCAATCCTGGCCCAGCGGGGCTCGCCTCTGGAACTGGACGCCTCCGGCGTGCGGCGCCTGGGCGGGCTCTGCTTGCAGGTGCTCCTGGCGGCTGCGTCAACCTGGCGCACCGATGGACAGAGCTTTTCATTAACCAACCCCTCTGAATCTTTCGCCGAAGCCATTCGCCTGTTCGGCGCCGACGCGGCGCTCGGAACGGCCACTCATGGAGCCTAAGACGTGACCACGCGTACGATCCTGACGGTTGATGACTCCCGCACCATGCGGGACATGCTGCGGATGGCGCTCGCCAGCGCGGGCTTCAACGTGGTCGAAGCCGTCGACGGCGAACACGGTCTTGAGGTTCTGTCGGCCCACAAGCCGGACGTGATCATCACCGACATCAACATGCCCAAGCTCGATGGCTTCGGCTTCATCGAGGCCGTGCGGGTGGACGACAGCCACCGCGCCACCCCGATCCTGGTGCTGACCACCGAGAGCGACCCCGCCAAGAAGGAGCGCGCTCGTGCGGCCGGCGCCACCGGCTGGATCGTGAAGCCCTTCAACCCCGACAAGCTCGTCGAAGCCATCCGCCGGGTCGCGGCTTAAGCAAACAAAGCGCGGGGGCGTCGGGATGGACGAACTAGAGGCCATCAAGGTCACCTTCTTCCAGGAGTGCGAGGAGCTGCTCGCCGATCTGGAAGGCGGACTCCTGGCCATGCAGGACGGCACGAGCGACGGTGAGACCGTCAACGCCGTGTTCCGGGCCGTGCATTCGATCAAGGGCGGCGCTGGGGCGTTCGGCCTGGATCCGCTCGTTCGTTTCGCGCACGTCTTCGAGACCCTGCTGGACAGCGTCCGCAGCGGCGACGTCGAGGCCTCCCACGACCTGGTGGCGCTGCTGCTGCGCGCCTCGGACGTCCTGGCCGACCACGTCAGCGCCGCGCGCGGCATGGGCGACGTGGACGAGGCTCTTTCGCACGCCATGGCCGCCGAGCTCGAAGCCTGGGACGGCCAGGGCCGCGCGGCCGCACCCGCGACTCCGGCCGCCGGCGGCGATGATGATTTCGATCTCGGCTCCGGCGTCGCCGCCGAGCTGGACGACATGGATTTCGGCTTCACGCCGATGACCATCTCGGTCGAGGAGCAGGCTGGCGCGGGCGAAGAAGCCGCCGCCGGCTGGCTGGTGGTCATCCAGCCCAAGTCCGACCTCTACCGCAAGGCCAACGAGAGCCTGCTGCTGCTCCGCGAACTGGAGCGCCTGGGTCCGATCGAGACGATCCTGGACGACGCCGCCCTGCCGGACCTGGCCGACATGGATCCGGAAGCCTCTTACCTGACCTTCAAGGTCAAGGTGACGACCGACAAGAGCGAAGCCGACGTCCGCGAAGTGTTCGAATTCGTCGACGGCGACTGCGATCTGACCATCACGCCGCTGTCGGCTGGCGATGCGCCGGCCGCCTTCGAAGCCGCCGCGCCCGAGCCGGTCGCGACCGCCGAGCCGGAGGTCGATGTCGCCGCCCTGATCAGCGCCGCCACGGCCGCGCCGGCTCCCGAGCCGGTCGCCGCCCCGGCCCCGGTCGCCGCGGCACCCGCCGCTTCCGCCCCGGCTCCGGTCGCCATGACCCCGGCCGCCGCCGCGGCCGTCGCCGCCAAACCCGCCGCCGCCGCGCCCGCCAAGGCGCCGCTGGAAGCCCCTGGCCCCGGGCAGTCGGTCATCCGCGTCGACCCCGAGCGTATCGACCGCCTGATCGACCTGGTGTCGGAGCTGGTCATCAACCAGGCCATGATCGCCCAGCGCGTCGCCGAGCATGGCATCGCGCAGTCCTCCAACCTCGCCATCGGCCTCGACGAACTCGAGCAGCTGACCCGCGAGATCCAGGACAGCGTCATGGCCATCCGCGCCCAGCCGGTGAAGTCAGTGTTCCAGCGCATGCCGCGCCTGGTCCGCGAAGTCGCCTCGATGGTCGGCAAGCAGGTTCGCCTCGTCATGGAGGGCGAGGGCACCGAAGTCGACAAGACCGTGATCGAGCGTCTGTCCGACCCGATCACGCACATGCTGCGCAACGCCATCGACCACGGGCTCGAGAACCCGGACGAGCGTCGCGAAGTCGGCAAGCCGGTCGAAGGCGTCATCAAGCTGCAGGCCCTGCATCGCGGCGGCCGCATCGTGATCGAAGTCACTGACGACGGCCGCGGCATCAACCGTCCGCGCGTGCAGAAGATCGCGGTCGACAAGGGCCTGATCGCGCCTGACCTGACCCTGACCGACGAAGAGATCGACAACCTGATCTTCCTTCCCGGCTTCTCCACCGCCGACAAGGTGTCGGACGTGTCGGGCCGCGGGGTCGGCATGGACGTGGTGCGCCGGTCGGTGCAGGCCCTGGGCGGCCGCATCTCGATCAGCTCGCGTCCGGGCCATGGCTCGACCTTCACCCTCAGCCTGCCGCTGACCCTGGCCGTCCTTGACGGCATGGTGGTCGAGGTCGCCGGCCAGACCCTGGTCGTGCCGCTGGCCGCCATTGTCGAGAGCCTGCGTCCCAAGCCGGAGGAAGTCCGCGCCCTCGGGCCGACGGGCGCCGTCCTGGCCGTGCGCGACAGCTTCGTGCCGCTGGTCGATATCGGCAGCACCATGGGCTACCGCGCCAACGCCCCGGACCCGACCGACGGCGTCGTCCTGCTGGTCGAAGGCGAGGACGGCGGCAAGGCCGCGCTCGTGGCCGACAACATCCAGGGCCAGCGCCAGGTCGTCATCAAGTCGCTGGAAGCCAACTACCAGCAGGTGGAAGGCGTCGCCGCCGCCACCATCCTGGGCGACGGCCGCGTGGCCCTCATCCTCGACGTCGATGCGGTGATCAACCTGCGTCGCCGCGAGGCGCCCGCCCCCAAGCCTACTGAACCCATGATCGCAGCGGAATAGACATCATGATCGACCAAACCACCGCCGTCGGCGAGCGTCGCGAACTGATCTCCTTCCGGGTCGGCCAGCAGGAGTACTGCGTGGACATCATGGCCGTCCGCGAGATCCGGGGCTGGAGCCCCGCCACCTCGCTGCCCCAGTCGCCCAATTACATGCGCGGCGTCATCAACCTGCGTGGCGCCGTCCTGCCCATCATGGACCTGTCCTCGCGCCTGGGCCTGGGCTCGGCCGAGCCGACCGTCCGCCACGTGATCATCGTGGTGAAGGTGCAGGAGCGGATGATGGGCCTGCTGGTCGACGCCGTTTCCGACATCCTGTCGATCACCGACGATCTGGTTCAGCCGACGCCGGACGTGGCCTGCGACCGCGTCCGCAGCTTCGTGCGCGGCATCATCTCGCTGGAAGGGCGGATGATCAGCGAGATCTCGCTCGACCGTCTGCTGCCCGAACGGGAGGCGCTCGCCGCATGACGATGGCCCCGGCTGTCCGATCAAAGGCCGCCCTCGTCGAGGGCGAGTTCCACTTCACGGCGGACGATTTCCGACAGATCGCCCAGATCATGTACGACCAGGCTGGCATCAGCCTGGCCGACAGCAAGGCCACGCTCGTGTATTCGCGCCTGGCCAAGCGTCTGCGCATCCTCGGCATGGACAGCTTCAAGGCCTACTGCGCCCTGGTCCTGCAGGACCGGGAAGAGGCGCAGAACATGCTTCGCGCCCTGACCACCAACGTCACCCGCTTCTTCCGCGAGCCGCACCACTTCGACGACCTGCGCGACCATGTGCTGGTGCCGATGGCGGACGAAGTGCGTCGCGGCGGCCGCCTGCGCCTGTGGTCCGCCGCCTGCTCCAGCGGGCAGGAGCCGTACTCCATGGCCCTGACCGTGCTGTCGGTGTTCCCGAACGCGGCCGATCTCGACATCAAGATCCTGGCCACCGACATCAACTCCAACGTCGTGGCGACCGGCAAGGCCGCCGTTTACGACGAGTCCCAGATCGAGCCGGTCCCAGGTCCCGTCCGCAATCAATTCTTCGAGCGCGACCCCAGCGCCAAGGGCATGTGGCGCGTCGGCGCTGCGGCCCGCGGCATGGTCAGCTTCAAGGAACTCAACCTGATCGGCGACTGGCCGATGAAAGGACCGTTTCACGCCGTGTTTTGCCGCAACGTCGTCATCTATTTCGACGAACCGACCCAGGAGCGGATCTGGACGCGCTTCGCGCCCCTCATCGCCGATGGCGGCCGCCTGTACATCGGCCACTCCGAACGTGTTCCCGCCACCAACACCTCCTTCGAGAGCAACGGTCTGACCTCGTACCGCAAGGTGGGAGGCCGCTAATGACCATCAAGGTTCTCGTCGTCGACGACTCCCCGACCATGCGGGGCCTGATCACGGCCGCCCTGCGCCGCGATCCCGAGATCGAAGTCGTGGGTTCGGCCGGCGACCCGTTCGAAGCCCGCGGCGCCATCAAGGCGCTCAATCCCGACGTCGTCACCCTCGACATCGAGATGCCCAACATGAACGGCCTCGAATTCCTCGAGAAGATCATGCGCCTGCGGCCGATGCCGGTGGTCATGGTGTCCAGCCTGACCCAGGCCGGCGCCGACGTGACCCTGCGCGCGCTGGAGATCGGCGCCGTCGACTGCGTGGGCAAGCCCACCGGCAACGTCACCGCCGGCGAAGGCCTGGCCGAGATCGCCTCGAAGGTGAAGAACGCCGCCCGGGCCACCGTGCGCGCCACCATGAGCGCCGCCGCCAAGGCCCCGGCCAAGCCGGTTCGCGCCAAGGAATTCACGCCCTCGGGCGACCTGGTGGCCATCGGTTCATCCACGGGCGGGGTCGAAGCCCTGCTGACCGTGCTGAACAACTATCCGGCCAACTGCCCGCCGACCGTGATCACCCAGCACATGCCCGCGGCCTTCACGGCCAGCTTCGCGGCGCGCCTGGGCCGGGCCTGCAACGCCAAGGTCTATGAGGCCCGCGACGGTGACGTGCTGGAGCCGGGCAAGGTCTATGTGGCTCCGGGCGGGGCGACCCACCTGGAGATCAGCCGGTCCGCCGGCCTACGCTGCCGCCTGACGGACGGCGACCCGGTCAGCGGGCACCGTCCCTCGGTGGACGTGATGTTCAAGTCCGTCGCCTCCGTCATGGGCGACAAGGCTGTGGGCGTCATCCTGACCGGCATGGGCCGCGACGGCGCGCAGGGGCTTCTTGCCATGCGCCAGGCCGGAGCCCGCACGATCGGTCAGGACGAGTCCACCTGCGTCGTCTACGGAATGCCGCGCGCCGCCTATGAAATGGGGGCTGTCGAAAAGCAGCTGTCCCTCTCGGCGATCGGCTCCACCATCCTCGATCTCTCTTCTGCGAAACGTTGAAACATGCCCGCCGCATCCTCCATCTCCGTTCTGGTCGTCGATGATCAGCTCACCATGCGGGCCCTGGTCCGCAACGGTCTGCAGCAGATCGGTTTTCGCGATGTCCGCGAGGCCGCCGACGGCGAAGAAGCCCTGAAGAACGTCGTCGCCAAGCCGGTCAACCTGATCATCTCGGACTTCAACATGCCGAAGATGGACGGGCTGGCGCTGCTGCGCGCCGTGCGTGCCCACCCGCCGATCAGCAAGACCGCCTTCGTCATGCTCACCGGCCGGGCCGACCGCGAACTGGTCCAGCGCGCCGTGCAGTTCGGGGTCAACAACTACCTCGTCAAACCCTTCACCGTGCAGGTCCTGCGCGAGAAGATCGAACAGGTCTTCGGACAGCTCACATGACCCCTGGCCGGCCCGAGCCGACAACTCCGGAATACACGCGCAAGGTCCATGTGACCCAGGGCGAGCAACACGTCACCAACGACCCGGGTGTCGTGATGACGACCGTGCTCGGCTCGTGCATCGCCGCGTGCATCCGCGACCCGCAGGCCGGGATCGGCGGCATGAATCACTTCCTGCTGCCCGACGACGGCGGCGGTCGCGGGGGCGACTCCGTGCGGTTCGGCGCGTACGCCATGGAATTGCTGATCAACGACCTCCTCAAGCAGGGCGCGCGTCGCGACCGCCTGGAGGCCAAGATCTTCGGCGGCGGCAAGCTGTTCGACGGCCTGTCCGACGTGGGCGCCAGCAACGCTGACTTCGCAGAGCGTTTCCTGCGCGACGAAGGCATTCCGATCGTCTCGTCCAGCACCGGCGGCCCCTCGGCCCGCCGCGTGGAGTTCTGGCCCGTCAGCGGCCGGGTGCGTCAGCGCCTGGTGGCGGTGGACCAGACCCCGCAGGAGGTCCGTCGTCCCGCCGCTCCGCCGCCGGCTTCGACGTCCGGCGATCTGGAACTGTTCTGAGGCGCGGCCATGTCGAGCTCGACCCGTCCTCTGCCCCTGCTCACGCCCGAAGAAGCCGGCAACCTGCCGCTGGGCGAGCTGTCGCGCCGCCTGGCCGCCGAGCTTTCGGCGGCTGCCGCGATCTGCCGCGAGTGCGAGGTTCTGGCCGGCGACCTGGCCAAGGACGGGATGACCGCCGCCAGCATGACCCGCCTGCAGGCGCTGGATGAACTGACCCAGCGGCTGGCCGGCCTGTCCTGCGTGCTGGAACGGATCAGCGAGCACGCCAACGGCGAGTGGAGCCTGCAACTGGAGCCTCTGCTGAAGGGACTTGGCCTGTCGGACCTGGTGGGGCGTCTGAGCACGGCCGACGGCGAACCGGAGTGGGACCGCCAGGCCGGCGAACCGGACATCTGGTAGGCGGATGTCCCTCGCCTCCGCCCTTCAATCCGCCACGCGAATCCAGCTCGACCAGGCCTCGGTCCTGGTCCTCGACGACAATGGCCAGTCGCTCGATATCCTCTGCCAGGTCGTCTATGGCTTTGGCGTGCGCAACGTGCACCGGGCCGAGACCGTC contains the following coding sequences:
- a CDS encoding chemotaxis protein CheD (catalyzes the conversion of glutamine residues to glutamate on methyl-accepting chemotaxis receptors), which encodes MTPGRPEPTTPEYTRKVHVTQGEQHVTNDPGVVMTTVLGSCIAACIRDPQAGIGGMNHFLLPDDGGGRGGDSVRFGAYAMELLINDLLKQGARRDRLEAKIFGGGKLFDGLSDVGASNADFAERFLRDEGIPIVSSSTGGPSARRVEFWPVSGRVRQRLVAVDQTPQEVRRPAAPPPASTSGDLELF
- a CDS encoding chemotaxis response regulator protein-glutamate methylesterase, giving the protein MTIKVLVVDDSPTMRGLITAALRRDPEIEVVGSAGDPFEARGAIKALNPDVVTLDIEMPNMNGLEFLEKIMRLRPMPVVMVSSLTQAGADVTLRALEIGAVDCVGKPTGNVTAGEGLAEIASKVKNAARATVRATMSAAAKAPAKPVRAKEFTPSGDLVAIGSSTGGVEALLTVLNNYPANCPPTVITQHMPAAFTASFAARLGRACNAKVYEARDGDVLEPGKVYVAPGGATHLEISRSAGLRCRLTDGDPVSGHRPSVDVMFKSVASVMGDKAVGVILTGMGRDGAQGLLAMRQAGARTIGQDESTCVVYGMPRAAYEMGAVEKQLSLSAIGSTILDLSSAKR
- a CDS encoding chemotaxis protein CheU — encoded protein: MSSSTRPLPLLTPEEAGNLPLGELSRRLAAELSAAAAICRECEVLAGDLAKDGMTAASMTRLQALDELTQRLAGLSCVLERISEHANGEWSLQLEPLLKGLGLSDLVGRLSTADGEPEWDRQAGEPDIW
- a CDS encoding chemotaxis protein CheW produces the protein MIDQTTAVGERRELISFRVGQQEYCVDIMAVREIRGWSPATSLPQSPNYMRGVINLRGAVLPIMDLSSRLGLGSAEPTVRHVIIVVKVQERMMGLLVDAVSDILSITDDLVQPTPDVACDRVRSFVRGIISLEGRMISEISLDRLLPEREALAA
- a CDS encoding response regulator; translated protein: MPAASSISVLVVDDQLTMRALVRNGLQQIGFRDVREAADGEEALKNVVAKPVNLIISDFNMPKMDGLALLRAVRAHPPISKTAFVMLTGRADRELVQRAVQFGVNNYLVKPFTVQVLREKIEQVFGQLT
- a CDS encoding chemotaxis protein CheA, which produces MDELEAIKVTFFQECEELLADLEGGLLAMQDGTSDGETVNAVFRAVHSIKGGAGAFGLDPLVRFAHVFETLLDSVRSGDVEASHDLVALLLRASDVLADHVSAARGMGDVDEALSHAMAAELEAWDGQGRAAAPATPAAGGDDDFDLGSGVAAELDDMDFGFTPMTISVEEQAGAGEEAAAGWLVVIQPKSDLYRKANESLLLLRELERLGPIETILDDAALPDLADMDPEASYLTFKVKVTTDKSEADVREVFEFVDGDCDLTITPLSAGDAPAAFEAAAPEPVATAEPEVDVAALISAATAAPAPEPVAAPAPVAAAPAASAPAPVAMTPAAAAAVAAKPAAAAPAKAPLEAPGPGQSVIRVDPERIDRLIDLVSELVINQAMIAQRVAEHGIAQSSNLAIGLDELEQLTREIQDSVMAIRAQPVKSVFQRMPRLVREVASMVGKQVRLVMEGEGTEVDKTVIERLSDPITHMLRNAIDHGLENPDERREVGKPVEGVIKLQALHRGGRIVIEVTDDGRGINRPRVQKIAVDKGLIAPDLTLTDEEIDNLIFLPGFSTADKVSDVSGRGVGMDVVRRSVQALGGRISISSRPGHGSTFTLSLPLTLAVLDGMVVEVAGQTLVVPLAAIVESLRPKPEEVRALGPTGAVLAVRDSFVPLVDIGSTMGYRANAPDPTDGVVLLVEGEDGGKAALVADNIQGQRQVVIKSLEANYQQVEGVAAATILGDGRVALILDVDAVINLRRREAPAPKPTEPMIAAE
- a CDS encoding protein-glutamate O-methyltransferase CheR — protein: MTMAPAVRSKAALVEGEFHFTADDFRQIAQIMYDQAGISLADSKATLVYSRLAKRLRILGMDSFKAYCALVLQDREEAQNMLRALTTNVTRFFREPHHFDDLRDHVLVPMADEVRRGGRLRLWSAACSSGQEPYSMALTVLSVFPNAADLDIKILATDINSNVVATGKAAVYDESQIEPVPGPVRNQFFERDPSAKGMWRVGAAARGMVSFKELNLIGDWPMKGPFHAVFCRNVVIYFDEPTQERIWTRFAPLIADGGRLYIGHSERVPATNTSFESNGLTSYRKVGGR